From Sphingobacterium bambusae:
CGATGCGTTGAAATATGCTATCGATCAAGAGCCCACGGATTTGACCTTAGAGCAAATTACATCGGCTGCGATTGAATCATTGACCAAGAACAATGAAAATGGATTTTTCTTGATGGTCGAAGGTGGTAAGATCGATTGGGCAGCGCATGCAAACGACGCAACGACAACCATTCGTGAGATGCTCGATTTTAATAAGGCCGTGAAGCGAGCTTATGAATTTTACAAACAGCATCCTGATGAAACACTTATTATTGTTACTGCAGATCATGAGACGGGTGGCATTGCCATTGGTAATGGAGGTAGTCGTTTGAATACGAAAATTCTAGCCAATCAACGGGTTTCTCAAGGCGAGTTATCCAAGCGCATCGCAGCTTTGAGAGGAACAAATAAAACGGCTAGTTGGGAAGAAGTAAAGGTTGTTTTGGATGAGAATCTAGGACTATTCAGCAAAATAAAAGTCGGTAAAGAAGACGAACAGCTGTTGATGGATATCTACCAAAAAAGTTTTGTACAACATGAGGAAGAGACTGCCAAGAGTTTATACGCGATAGATGATAAGATTGCGAGCGAAGCGGTTAAGATTTTAAATCGTGCCGGATCAATCAGTTGGGCTTCTGGGAATCATTCCGCTGCCTATATCCCAGTTTTCTCCGTTGGGGTGGGGGCGGATCGCTTTTCCCATAAAATGGAAAATACCGATATTCCTAAGAAATTAGCCGAAATTACAGGATTTGTAATCGAGTAAGCGCTTTCTAAACTATTGAAAAGCCCGCCCAGTTGACTAAGTCGACAGGCGGGACTTTCCCCCTCATTGATGTAACCGAAGTGTTTTTGCTAACCTACCTACAGCTCCAGCCCTAGGGCCTTATTATAGTTGTTCTTCCTCGTCAGGCAGCCCCATACTGCTTGATTTATTTGTGCTGTTGATGACCATGAATTGCAGCACGCGTATCTCACAGGATTGCCGCTTGATGGCATGCGTATCTACATATTCTTGATATACCAAAGAGCCTTGTATCAATAATCGAGTGCCTTTTTTAGATGTGCTCGATAGTTTTTCCGCATGCTTTCCCCAAAAGACCAGATTGTGCCAATACGTTGTCTCTTCCCATTCCCCCTTTGCATTTTTGA
This genomic window contains:
- a CDS encoding alkaline phosphatase, whose product is MKKTVLFFFLLLFAVQGLFAQQKPKYIFFLIGDGMGLNQINLTEVFLAAQEDRNTVFPLVFSTFPYATFATSYSLSHGVTDSAAGGTALAVGKKTKNGVLAMDSTGKVSYKSIAYAAKEAGLKVGITTSVSIDHATPASFYAKQPNRGRYYEIGLDLAASNFDFFAGSGFLSPDKNSEKKAAPSLFPKFKEAGYKLAYGLADYNAVKEKSDKIILMNVKGSESDALKYAIDQEPTDLTLEQITSAAIESLTKNNENGFFLMVEGGKIDWAAHANDATTTIREMLDFNKAVKRAYEFYKQHPDETLIIVTADHETGGIAIGNGGSRLNTKILANQRVSQGELSKRIAALRGTNKTASWEEVKVVLDENLGLFSKIKVGKEDEQLLMDIYQKSFVQHEEETAKSLYAIDDKIASEAVKILNRAGSISWASGNHSAAYIPVFSVGVGADRFSHKMENTDIPKKLAEITGFVIE
- a CDS encoding single-stranded DNA-binding protein, giving the protein MSILVNSVQLLGRLGADAEIKTTNQGTKVANIRFATNEYFKNAKGEWEETTYWHNLVFWGKHAEKLSSTSKKGTRLLIQGSLVYQEYVDTHAIKRQSCEIRVLQFMVINSTNKSSSMGLPDEEEQL